A single region of the Biomaibacter acetigenes genome encodes:
- a CDS encoding PTS lactose/cellobiose transporter subunit IIA codes for MDLEQVAFQIIANSGEARSKISEAMDACEEGQLEKAEKLIEEAEKNLLAAHDTHMKVCQKEACGENIQPTLLLIHGMDLMLVTESERDMAKRMLRIARKYFAGREVF; via the coding sequence ATGGACTTAGAGCAGGTTGCATTTCAAATCATAGCAAATTCCGGAGAGGCAAGATCGAAAATTTCCGAGGCCATGGATGCGTGTGAAGAAGGCCAGCTGGAAAAAGCGGAAAAGTTGATTGAAGAAGCCGAGAAAAATCTTCTGGCAGCTCATGATACCCACATGAAGGTATGTCAGAAGGAGGCCTGCGGGGAAAACATCCAGCCCACCCTTCTTCTGATCCACGGCATGGACCTTATGCTTGTCACGGAATCTGAAAGGGATATGGCTAAAAGAATGTTAAGGATTGCCAGAAAGTATTTTGCCGGCAGGGAGGTTTTTTAA
- a CDS encoding carbohydrate ABC transporter permease, whose protein sequence is MFIGRRRLSQEQKLALVGAFFVMPAMILFFITVFVPLIQAFYMSLFDWSTIRDVKNFVLFKNYINMFHDPKFIKSVTVTVSWTAVVVPTITFISLLLAIILNMKSLRFKGLFRTIYFIPVVTNMVASSFVWKWLFEPTNGVINYFLSLLNLPQPGWLADPKWALPAMMVVGVWKQIGFAMVIFLAGLQTIPKDIFEAAYIDGASGWTILRKITIPLLNPTIVFTTVMLVINAFRVFTIPYVMSAGGFSYGVPGGPLDSTRVFVIHIYDYGFKQFDLGYASANAFFLLAVILIVTVLQIKILQKPFEY, encoded by the coding sequence GTGTTCATAGGGAGAAGAAGGCTATCTCAAGAACAAAAGCTGGCATTGGTAGGAGCATTTTTCGTTATGCCGGCTATGATTTTGTTCTTCATTACCGTCTTTGTACCTTTGATTCAGGCATTTTATATGAGCTTATTTGACTGGTCGACAATAAGAGATGTAAAGAACTTTGTATTATTTAAAAATTATATCAACATGTTTCATGATCCTAAATTCATTAAATCCGTCACCGTTACAGTATCCTGGACTGCCGTAGTAGTGCCGACAATAACATTTATTTCACTTTTGCTGGCCATTATTTTAAACATGAAAAGTTTGAGATTTAAAGGATTATTTCGGACTATATACTTTATTCCGGTCGTTACGAATATGGTTGCTTCTTCTTTTGTATGGAAATGGCTTTTCGAGCCTACAAATGGTGTGATAAATTATTTCCTGAGCCTGCTAAATCTCCCACAGCCGGGTTGGCTGGCAGATCCTAAATGGGCGCTTCCGGCAATGATGGTAGTTGGAGTATGGAAACAGATAGGGTTCGCCATGGTAATATTTCTTGCCGGCCTTCAGACAATACCAAAGGATATATTTGAGGCCGCTTACATTGATGGAGCGTCCGGCTGGACCATATTGAGAAAAATTACGATACCTTTATTAAATCCAACAATAGTATTTACGACGGTAATGCTTGTTATAAATGCATTTAGAGTGTTTACTATTCCGTATGTGATGAGCGCGGGAGGGTTTTCTTACGGCGTTCCCGGAGGACCTCTAGATAGTACAAGGGTGTTTGTAATACACATTTATGATTATGGGTTTAAGCAATTTGATCTTGGCTACGCATCGGCAAACGCTTTCTTCTTGCTTGCAGTTATTCTGATAGTAACGGTTTTGCAAATCAAAATACTTCAGAAACCATTTGAATATTAA
- a CDS encoding RDD family protein yields MKAFELAGFWLRFAAFLVDSIILSAPMYIIKSVFPQTASIINLAICALYFIFFVSVFGKTPGKMFFRIKVVKSDLKPVGWKEGTLRFLGTVLSQILLFGGYIIMLWDKNRQTLHDKITGTYVIIEK; encoded by the coding sequence TTGAAAGCTTTTGAACTGGCAGGCTTCTGGCTTAGATTTGCTGCCTTTTTGGTGGATAGTATAATACTCTCAGCGCCCATGTACATTATTAAATCTGTGTTTCCGCAGACAGCATCTATTATAAATCTGGCAATATGCGCCCTTTACTTTATATTTTTTGTATCCGTATTCGGCAAAACGCCTGGCAAGATGTTTTTCAGGATCAAAGTTGTAAAGTCAGATTTGAAACCGGTAGGATGGAAAGAAGGCACATTGCGGTTTTTAGGTACGGTTCTATCCCAGATACTTTTATTTGGCGGCTATATTATAATGTTGTGGGATAAGAATAGACAGACGCTACATGATAAAATTACCGGCACTTATGTAATAATTGAAAAGTAA
- a CDS encoding glycyl radical protein gives MNVSSIRVKKLREDVLSRVPGVCIERARFYTEVYRENEALPVYLKRAIALQRTLENMSIYILDGELIVGNQACAPRTAPVFPEYAVEWIEKELEEKGNFDKRAGDVFHLPEEHKEELLEIIKFWKGKTLYDHCMASMPEEVKTASIIKAIHGDGNMTSGDGHIVVDYEKVLKLGLKGVIKEAEEALSALDLSENDALRKKAFLESIIITLRSAIKFAQRFANLAEDLARGERNPVRAGELMQIARNCRRVPEYPASSFYEAVQSVWFVHLIQQIESNGHSVSLGRLDQYLYPYYEHDIKNNVITRDFAMELLECLWIKLFSIIKIRPTSHSGYGAGYPTYQNVTIGGQTKEGRDAVNVLSYLILESVAGTRLTQPNLSVRLHANTPERFLQKCIEVLKMGFGMPAFKNDEVIIPSLLSRGVSHDDAYNYSMVGCIEVAVPGKWGYRCTGMSFLNMIKVLEMTVYGGKDPRTGHCLLHTKSLTEVQSFEEFWEQWEKQMQYYTKLSIVLDHVADTNLEKLVPDIFTSALVNDCIKRGKTVKEGGAVYDMVSGLQVGIANVANSMAAIKKLVFEEKVLKPEKLIEAMKANFESEEGIEIQKKLLAAPKYGNDDDYVDELAVKAFNTYVKEIVKFKNTRFGRGPIGGIYYPGTSAISSNVPMGAVVGATPDGRKAWTPAAEGASPTQGTDKKGPTAVLKSVSKLPTILITGGNLLNQKFSPDLLEGKERMERFADLLRTFVALKLWHIQFNIVSSEVLRAAQREPEKYRDLIVRVAGYCAQFVTLDPTTQEDIISRTEQKAV, from the coding sequence GTGAATGTGTCTAGTATTAGAGTTAAAAAACTACGGGAAGATGTGCTGTCAAGAGTGCCCGGTGTCTGCATTGAAAGGGCAAGATTTTATACCGAAGTATATCGAGAAAACGAGGCATTGCCTGTTTATTTAAAGAGAGCGATAGCCCTTCAAAGAACCCTGGAAAATATGAGCATATATATCCTTGACGGGGAGCTCATTGTGGGGAACCAGGCGTGCGCACCCAGGACGGCGCCGGTTTTTCCCGAGTATGCCGTGGAATGGATTGAAAAAGAACTTGAAGAAAAAGGCAATTTCGATAAGCGCGCAGGGGATGTTTTCCACCTTCCCGAAGAACATAAAGAAGAACTGCTGGAAATTATAAAATTCTGGAAAGGAAAGACTCTCTATGACCACTGCATGGCATCCATGCCCGAAGAGGTCAAGACCGCATCCATTATCAAAGCCATTCATGGCGATGGAAACATGACTTCGGGAGACGGACATATAGTGGTGGATTATGAAAAGGTTCTAAAATTAGGCCTGAAAGGAGTAATTAAGGAGGCGGAGGAAGCCCTTTCTGCGCTGGATCTTTCTGAAAACGATGCTTTAAGAAAAAAGGCTTTTCTTGAATCTATAATTATAACCCTGAGAAGCGCCATAAAGTTTGCGCAAAGATTTGCCAATTTGGCAGAGGACCTGGCAAGGGGAGAGCGGAATCCCGTGAGGGCCGGGGAACTGATGCAGATAGCGCGAAATTGCCGGCGCGTGCCGGAATACCCCGCCTCCAGCTTTTATGAAGCTGTGCAATCCGTATGGTTTGTACATCTCATACAACAGATAGAAAGCAACGGCCACTCCGTTTCCCTTGGGAGGCTGGATCAGTATCTATATCCGTACTATGAACATGATATAAAAAACAATGTTATCACCCGGGATTTTGCCATGGAACTTCTGGAGTGCCTGTGGATCAAACTGTTTTCCATTATAAAGATAAGACCTACGTCCCATTCGGGCTACGGCGCAGGATACCCAACTTACCAGAATGTCACCATCGGCGGCCAGACAAAAGAAGGCAGGGATGCGGTAAATGTCTTATCATACCTTATTCTGGAATCCGTTGCCGGTACAAGACTTACCCAGCCCAACCTTTCGGTAAGGCTTCATGCCAATACTCCGGAAAGATTTCTTCAAAAGTGCATAGAAGTGCTTAAAATGGGCTTCGGAATGCCGGCATTTAAAAACGATGAGGTCATAATTCCTTCCCTGTTGAGCCGCGGGGTATCCCATGATGACGCCTATAATTATTCTATGGTGGGATGCATAGAGGTGGCCGTCCCCGGTAAATGGGGATACCGCTGTACGGGAATGAGCTTTTTGAATATGATCAAAGTCCTGGAAATGACAGTATACGGTGGAAAAGATCCCAGGACGGGACACTGTCTGCTTCATACAAAATCCTTGACTGAAGTACAATCTTTTGAGGAGTTCTGGGAGCAGTGGGAAAAACAGATGCAGTATTATACAAAACTATCTATAGTTCTAGATCACGTGGCAGATACAAATCTGGAGAAGCTGGTGCCTGACATATTTACATCTGCGCTGGTGAATGACTGTATCAAGCGGGGCAAAACAGTAAAAGAAGGCGGAGCCGTCTATGACATGGTGAGCGGTTTGCAGGTAGGAATTGCCAATGTGGCCAACTCTATGGCGGCCATTAAAAAATTGGTATTTGAGGAAAAGGTCCTTAAACCGGAGAAATTGATAGAAGCGATGAAAGCGAATTTTGAATCTGAGGAAGGAATAGAAATACAGAAAAAGCTTCTGGCGGCGCCCAAATATGGCAATGATGACGATTATGTGGATGAACTGGCCGTGAAAGCTTTTAACACATATGTAAAAGAGATAGTAAAGTTTAAAAATACGAGATTTGGGAGGGGGCCCATTGGAGGAATTTATTACCCCGGCACATCGGCCATATCATCCAATGTTCCCATGGGGGCCGTGGTAGGAGCTACACCCGATGGAAGAAAAGCGTGGACTCCCGCGGCGGAAGGAGCTTCCCCTACCCAGGGGACCGATAAAAAAGGCCCCACAGCGGTGCTCAAATCCGTTTCCAAGCTTCCAACGATCCTTATCACCGGAGGCAATCTCCTGAATCAAAAATTTTCTCCGGATCTGCTGGAGGGAAAGGAACGAATGGAGAGATTCGCCGACCTGCTCCGGACTTTCGTGGCACTAAAATTATGGCACATTCAATTTAATATAGTGTCATCGGAAGTGCTGCGGGCTGCCCAGAGGGAACCTGAAAAATACAGGGATCTAATAGTCAGAGTGGCCGGATACTGTGCCCAGTTCGTCACCCTTGATCCTACCACTCAGGAGGACATCATTTCCCGCACCGAACAAAAAGCGGTATAA
- a CDS encoding amidohydrolase family protein, with the protein MRAYMEIDLPEWKVVDFHCHFPIINDDWLKPYKDRYIKEFGKENWDYIQISAASLNSQWRKAWCFPEPEEPAVDFEMQAKRWADEVENNNLERVVFTTCGGNELAVKLTKLYPDKFVAFAHHAPDEENAAQKLEAAIKDGLKGYKIMGPVVKTPLCDKKLYPVWEVASKYEIPILIHFGILGGGGGVGSAENINPIVIHDVAKAFPKLKIVIPHFGCGYTRELLQLMWACPNTYVDTSGNNEWMRWMPYELNLNILFKKFYETVGPGRIIYGSDSEWFPRGYTIRYFLDQIRAARQVSIPEDDIRKIFRENAVDLLRLK; encoded by the coding sequence ATGCGCGCATACATGGAAATTGACTTACCCGAATGGAAGGTGGTAGATTTTCATTGCCATTTTCCGATAATCAACGATGATTGGCTAAAACCATATAAAGACCGGTATATAAAAGAATTTGGGAAGGAAAACTGGGATTACATACAAATTTCGGCCGCATCTCTAAACAGTCAATGGCGAAAGGCCTGGTGCTTTCCAGAGCCTGAGGAGCCGGCTGTCGATTTTGAAATGCAGGCCAAAAGATGGGCTGATGAAGTTGAAAACAATAACCTGGAAAGGGTAGTATTTACCACCTGTGGCGGCAATGAACTGGCAGTAAAGCTGACAAAGCTTTATCCTGATAAATTCGTAGCCTTCGCCCATCACGCTCCAGATGAGGAAAACGCTGCTCAAAAATTAGAAGCCGCTATAAAAGATGGATTGAAAGGGTATAAGATAATGGGGCCTGTGGTAAAAACGCCTCTATGTGATAAAAAGCTATATCCTGTATGGGAGGTTGCCTCAAAGTATGAAATCCCGATTTTAATACATTTTGGAATTTTAGGCGGTGGCGGCGGAGTGGGAAGTGCCGAAAATATAAATCCCATTGTTATTCACGATGTGGCAAAAGCATTTCCAAAATTGAAAATAGTAATACCCCATTTCGGATGTGGATATACCCGTGAATTATTGCAGCTTATGTGGGCGTGCCCAAATACGTATGTTGACACATCAGGTAACAATGAATGGATGAGATGGATGCCATATGAACTTAATTTAAACATCCTGTTTAAAAAATTTTATGAAACTGTAGGGCCCGGGAGAATTATTTACGGTAGTGATTCGGAATGGTTTCCCCGCGGCTATACAATAAGGTACTTTCTGGACCAGATAAGAGCGGCAAGGCAAGTATCAATACCTGAAGATGATATTAGAAAAATATTCAGAGAAAATGCGGTCGATTTATTAAGGTTAAAATAG
- a CDS encoding ABC transporter substrate-binding protein, translating to MSKLKKSISLIIVLMLVLTMVAGCAGKNNNTEASKPKEEIVIRHWQHHHEARTPVVKELAEEFDKNHPGIKVEVEAIPYDSYFDKLTTSLSSKTAADVFQISALQAQEMIQGGYLQPMPEKVMSPEEIKNTFLDWTISQAEKDGKYYGLPTDVQTLVLFINNDLYKKAGYDPKNPPKDWDEFLTQAKKGTIVDSQGKLQQAGLDTRYKWAVYTLFMYQMLDGKVVDLANKKVNYDSPQGLEAWNYIKKLMVDEKIDSPSFMTGQFKFELGKAMFYINHPVTVGRIKKMAPDLNYTIALVPGPKGHEPITIGHNWLYVVNKDSKNSEAAWEWVKFMASKEAQLKFIEKAGDLPSMKSLLEQDSLFPDDNAKVVRESLKNAVPTQELGEDDVNNIRDEIWTKIVLQQSSVEDAVKHGAEAENALINKKLSK from the coding sequence ATGTCAAAATTAAAAAAATCAATAAGTTTAATCATTGTTTTAATGTTGGTTCTGACAATGGTTGCAGGTTGTGCCGGTAAAAACAACAATACCGAAGCTTCTAAACCAAAAGAGGAAATAGTAATAAGGCACTGGCAACACCATCATGAAGCCCGAACACCGGTCGTAAAGGAGCTTGCTGAAGAATTTGATAAAAATCACCCTGGAATTAAGGTGGAGGTTGAGGCAATTCCATACGACAGCTATTTTGATAAATTGACAACCTCATTATCCTCTAAGACGGCAGCGGATGTATTTCAGATTTCCGCCCTTCAGGCTCAGGAAATGATCCAGGGTGGATATCTACAGCCTATGCCAGAAAAAGTAATGAGTCCGGAGGAAATAAAAAATACTTTTCTTGACTGGACTATTTCCCAGGCAGAAAAAGACGGAAAATATTATGGTCTTCCTACGGATGTCCAGACGCTTGTATTGTTTATAAACAACGACCTTTACAAAAAAGCAGGGTATGATCCGAAAAATCCTCCAAAAGATTGGGATGAATTTTTGACGCAGGCGAAAAAAGGAACTATTGTTGATTCCCAGGGCAAACTCCAGCAGGCAGGTCTTGACACAAGATATAAATGGGCGGTTTATACACTGTTTATGTATCAAATGCTGGACGGTAAAGTTGTAGACCTTGCAAACAAAAAAGTGAATTATGATTCGCCTCAGGGTCTGGAAGCATGGAACTATATAAAGAAATTAATGGTTGATGAAAAGATTGACTCACCATCGTTTATGACAGGCCAGTTTAAATTCGAGTTAGGGAAAGCCATGTTTTACATAAACCATCCCGTAACGGTTGGCAGGATAAAGAAAATGGCTCCAGACCTTAATTACACCATAGCATTAGTCCCGGGACCCAAGGGTCATGAGCCGATAACAATAGGCCATAACTGGCTGTATGTTGTAAATAAAGATTCGAAAAATAGTGAAGCTGCATGGGAATGGGTAAAGTTTATGGCATCAAAAGAGGCCCAGCTTAAGTTTATCGAGAAAGCTGGCGATTTACCCTCAATGAAATCACTTTTAGAGCAGGATAGTTTATTCCCGGATGATAATGCAAAAGTTGTGAGAGAATCGCTGAAAAATGCTGTTCCCACTCAAGAATTGGGGGAAGATGATGTAAACAACATAAGAGATGAAATATGGACAAAAATTGTATTGCAGCAGTCTTCTGTAGAGGATGCTGTAAAACATGGAGCTGAAGCTGAAAACGCTTTGATTAACAAGAAGTTAAGCAAGTAA
- a CDS encoding glycyl-radical enzyme activating protein — protein MRELKKTSGIICEIERYALNDGPGIRTLVFFKGCPLRCKWCSNPETHNFHPELYYYTHKCTFCGKCIAVCPYHAIRADYSRQKVITDRNICRTCGECIKACPTGARSAVGMEMTVEQVMEEVKKDIPFYLRGGGGVTLSGGEVLSRFEFALEILKKSREEFIDTAVETSGYAPWDVVKEVISYTDHVLIDIKHMDPLRHRELTGVENKLILDNIKKIDRSKVHYIIRIPLITGINDDESNIKAIKEFINGLKNLREVHLLPYHTLGKSKYEYLERIYELGHLVKPHKEKIYEAAQILKDSGLNVVVGG, from the coding sequence ATGCGGGAATTAAAAAAGACTTCGGGAATAATTTGCGAAATAGAAAGATATGCACTAAACGACGGCCCGGGCATCAGAACGCTGGTTTTTTTTAAGGGTTGCCCCCTCAGATGCAAGTGGTGCAGCAACCCCGAGACTCATAACTTTCACCCCGAACTTTACTACTATACACATAAATGTACCTTTTGCGGAAAATGCATTGCCGTCTGCCCCTATCACGCCATTAGAGCCGATTATTCACGGCAAAAGGTTATCACAGATAGGAATATATGTAGAACCTGCGGCGAATGCATAAAAGCATGCCCCACAGGGGCACGCAGCGCGGTAGGGATGGAAATGACGGTGGAACAGGTGATGGAGGAAGTAAAAAAGGATATCCCCTTTTATCTGAGGGGGGGCGGGGGCGTGACCCTTTCGGGCGGAGAAGTATTGAGCCGATTCGAGTTTGCTTTAGAAATATTGAAAAAAAGCAGGGAAGAATTTATCGATACCGCCGTTGAAACTTCCGGTTATGCTCCATGGGATGTAGTAAAAGAAGTCATAAGCTATACGGACCATGTCTTAATCGACATAAAGCATATGGACCCGCTGCGCCACAGGGAATTGACCGGTGTAGAAAACAAACTCATTCTCGATAATATAAAAAAGATCGATAGAAGCAAAGTCCATTATATTATAAGGATTCCGTTGATTACGGGAATTAATGACGATGAAAGCAATATTAAAGCGATAAAGGAGTTTATAAATGGATTGAAAAATTTAAGGGAGGTACACCTGCTGCCTTATCATACTCTGGGAAAGTCGAAGTATGAATATCTGGAAAGAATATATGAATTGGGACATCTTGTAAAACCACATAAGGAAAAGATTTACGAAGCGGCACAAATTCTGAAAGATAGCGGCTTGAATGTAGTGGTAGGAGGATAG
- a CDS encoding carbohydrate ABC transporter permease: MMNQFMLTIPKELIEAARIDGASEIGIFFKIVLPQMGSAISALAIFTFSWSWEEFLWPLIITNSDRVRTLPVGLQYFSEQYGVNIHWQMSGAFVAILPVLIMFFILQKQFVEGIALTGMKG, encoded by the coding sequence ATGATGAATCAATTTATGTTGACAATTCCAAAAGAACTTATAGAAGCGGCTAGAATCGATGGAGCTTCAGAAATAGGAATATTTTTTAAGATTGTTCTTCCTCAGATGGGGTCGGCTATTTCAGCCCTCGCTATTTTTACCTTTTCATGGAGCTGGGAAGAGTTTTTGTGGCCTCTGATCATAACCAATTCGGACCGGGTCAGGACTCTGCCGGTCGGCCTTCAATACTTTTCAGAGCAATACGGCGTAAATATTCACTGGCAGATGTCTGGTGCGTTTGTAGCTATATTGCCGGTATTGATAATGTTTTTCATATTGCAAAAGCAGTTTGTAGAAGGAATAGCCCTGACTGGTATGAAAGGTTGA
- a CDS encoding PTS sugar transporter subunit IIB: MSDKKLNILLICVNAMSSGFLVEKMKKAAKERGLDVNIEAVAGWGFKEKDFSKLDLVMLSPQVRHYKKDVDNVASKFNVPVANIDFQTYGLVDGNRCLDIALKTLGVQ, translated from the coding sequence ATGTCCGATAAAAAATTAAACATTTTGCTGATATGTGTAAATGCCATGTCATCCGGGTTTCTGGTGGAAAAAATGAAGAAAGCTGCAAAAGAAAGAGGATTGGATGTAAATATAGAAGCAGTGGCAGGATGGGGTTTTAAGGAAAAAGATTTTTCAAAACTGGACCTTGTAATGCTCAGCCCTCAGGTAAGACATTATAAAAAAGATGTCGATAACGTCGCTTCAAAATTCAACGTGCCCGTGGCAAACATAGATTTTCAAACATATGGCCTTGTAGATGGAAACAGGTGCCTGGATATCGCCCTCAAAACCCTTGGAGTGCAGTAA
- a CDS encoding ROK family protein, which produces MIKRYIVGIDLGGTKISGAIANQKGEILHCMTVKTLAYEGVNAILDRIKMIIQALIDHVGISYGDIIGIGIGSPGPLDSKKGIVINSPNLPGFNNVPVVSIIENEFNVNTYLDNDANAAALGELLFGAGRGCNNFIYITVSTGIGCGIVVNGEIYYGKSGNAGEIGDTVIATLLKDSEIAHRTLEELASGTAIAKIAREKIASGRESILKNYQDITSKEVFKAAGKRDKLALEVLDFCFSYLGIGIANAITLFDPEKVIIGGGVSKGGPIFFDKVKEKVSRLCFKVRSNEVEIVPAGLNSHSGVIGAIGIVLINVKK; this is translated from the coding sequence ATGATAAAAAGATATATAGTTGGAATAGATCTTGGAGGTACAAAAATTTCGGGAGCAATAGCAAACCAAAAAGGTGAAATATTGCATTGTATGACGGTAAAAACCCTTGCTTATGAAGGCGTAAATGCTATTCTTGACAGAATTAAGATGATCATTCAGGCTCTTATCGATCATGTTGGAATTAGTTATGGTGATATAATCGGAATAGGCATAGGAAGCCCTGGCCCTCTGGATTCTAAGAAAGGCATAGTAATCAATTCCCCCAACCTGCCCGGATTCAATAATGTACCTGTAGTATCTATAATTGAAAATGAATTTAATGTCAACACATATCTAGACAATGATGCGAATGCGGCCGCTTTAGGCGAACTATTATTTGGAGCTGGAAGGGGATGTAATAATTTTATTTATATAACAGTCAGTACAGGTATAGGCTGCGGTATTGTGGTTAATGGAGAAATATATTACGGAAAAAGCGGAAATGCGGGTGAAATTGGAGATACAGTTATTGCGACACTTTTAAAAGATAGTGAAATTGCCCACAGAACCCTGGAAGAACTGGCTTCAGGTACGGCCATAGCGAAAATAGCCAGGGAAAAGATAGCCAGCGGGAGAGAAAGCATTTTAAAAAACTATCAAGATATAACATCAAAAGAAGTTTTTAAGGCTGCAGGCAAGAGAGACAAACTTGCTCTAGAAGTGTTGGACTTTTGTTTTAGTTATTTAGGGATAGGGATTGCAAATGCAATAACCCTATTCGATCCAGAGAAAGTAATCATAGGTGGTGGCGTATCTAAAGGCGGCCCAATATTTTTTGACAAAGTTAAAGAAAAGGTCAGTAGATTATGCTTTAAGGTGAGGTCCAACGAAGTTGAAATTGTACCTGCGGGATTAAATTCACATTCAGGTGTTATAGGTGCAATTGGAATAGTGCTCATTAATGTAAAGAAATAA
- a CDS encoding carbohydrate ABC transporter permease has protein sequence MDTKHTNPLLLAIAYTVLIVGSLWMLLPLVWMTSAAFKPMSEIIQVPPTWIPKHFTLDNIKQVFEQLPFARYFLNSVITTTVIVFSVLLTSAMAGYGFSKFNFPGKKILFFLILSSLMIPFQVRMIPLYQMAQKMDIINSYLGVVFSVAF, from the coding sequence ATGGATACAAAGCACACTAATCCACTGCTACTTGCAATTGCATATACTGTACTGATTGTCGGTTCTCTGTGGATGTTGTTGCCCTTAGTATGGATGACATCCGCAGCCTTCAAACCCATGTCGGAAATAATTCAGGTTCCGCCAACATGGATACCAAAACATTTCACTCTGGACAATATCAAGCAGGTATTTGAGCAGCTTCCCTTCGCACGATACTTTTTAAATAGTGTAATAACTACGACAGTTATTGTATTTAGCGTGTTATTGACAAGTGCTATGGCTGGATATGGGTTTTCCAAGTTCAACTTTCCCGGCAAAAAGATATTGTTTTTTCTTATCCTATCGAGTTTGATGATTCCTTTTCAGGTTAGAATGATTCCTTTATATCAAATGGCTCAAAAGATGGATATAATCAACAGTTATTTGGGTGTGGTATTTTCCGTGGCTTTTTGA
- a CDS encoding glycoside hydrolase family 125 protein: MLHKWYSPECGLYRTELDPSDDPVTYPYLIYDNVLVWKALSFLFKYGYASKEHIDNLETSIKKYGIVEGPFGKMYAWSTDCNGNYEIYDDPPGSLALISYYGFCSSNDDVYINTVRWIYSPENKYYFKTEKFDGTGCIHTPFPWLMSICNYLLVYKDDKKIKMIENLELDNGFACESFDGETGIVKTGNAFATCAGFFGYTLAKVLSIK, translated from the coding sequence GTGCTCCACAAATGGTATTCACCTGAATGCGGATTATATAGAACAGAGCTTGACCCTTCAGATGACCCGGTTACTTATCCATATTTAATCTACGATAATGTGCTGGTATGGAAAGCATTATCTTTTTTATTTAAATATGGATATGCATCCAAAGAACATATAGATAACCTTGAGACATCTATAAAAAAATATGGAATTGTAGAAGGTCCTTTTGGCAAGATGTATGCCTGGTCTACTGATTGCAATGGAAATTATGAGATATATGATGATCCTCCTGGCAGCCTGGCATTAATTTCCTATTATGGGTTTTGCAGTAGTAATGATGATGTTTATATCAATACAGTAAGGTGGATTTATTCACCGGAGAATAAATATTATTTCAAAACTGAAAAATTTGATGGTACTGGATGTATTCATACACCTTTCCCATGGTTAATGAGTATATGCAATTATCTTCTGGTTTACAAAGATGACAAGAAAATAAAAATGATTGAGAACCTGGAGCTAGACAACGGTTTTGCATGTGAAAGCTTTGACGGAGAAACTGGTATCGTTAAGACAGGTAATGCGTTTGCCACCTGCGCCGGTTTTTTTGGATATACATTAGCAAAAGTGCTGAGCATAAAATAA